The Scyliorhinus canicula chromosome 17, sScyCan1.1, whole genome shotgun sequence DNA window cccacttcctcagcactacctgcctgaccacctaacttcgtatcatcagcaaacttcgctagaatgcccccagtcccttcatccagatcattaatatatatggtgaacagctgcggccccaacactgaaccctgtgggacaccgctggtcaccggctgccattccgaaaaagaaccttttatcccaactctctgccttctgtcagacagccaatcctcaacccatgccagtagctcacctcgaacaccatgggccctcaccttactcagcagcctcctgtgtggcaccttatcaaaggccttttggaaatccagatagaccacatccactgggtttccctggtctaacctacttgtcacctcctcaaagaattctaacaggttcgtcaggcacgacctccccttactaaatccatgttgacttgttctaatccgaccctgctcttccaagaaattagaaatctcatccttaacgatcaattctagaattttaccaacaaccgaggttaggctaattggcctataattttccatcttttgtcttgatcctttcttgaacaagggggttacaacagcgatcttccaatcgtccgggactttccctgactccagtgatttttgaaagatctcaaccaacgcttccgctatttcttcagccacctccctcagaactctaggatgtagcccatcggggccaggagatttgtcaattttaagaccttttagcttttttagcaccatctcttttgtaatggcaaccatactcaactcagccccctgaccctttataatttttgggatattactaacgtcttccactgtgaagacagacgcaaagtacttattaagttctccagccatttcctcatctcccatcactagccttccagaatcagtttgaattggcccaatgtctactttggcctgacgtttgtttcttatgtattgaaagaaacttttactatcatttcttatattactggctagcctgccttcatatttgatcctctccttccttatttgtctctttgttaacctctgtttgtttttgtagccttcccaatcttctgatttcccggtgcttttggccactttataggatctctctttttctttgatacatttcctgacctcctttgtcagccatggctgtctaatccctccctggataatctttcttttcttggggatgaacctctgtacagtgtcctcaattatgcatacaaactcctgccatttttgctctactgtcttccctgctagggtctgcttccagttgattttcaccagttcctctctcatgccctcgtaattacctttatttaactgtaacaccattacatccgattttgccttctctctttcaaactgcagactgaactcaaccatattatgatcgctgcttcctaagtgttcccttactttaagatctttaataaagtctggttcattacatagcactaggtccagaatagcctgctcccttgtgggctccatgacaagctgttccaaaaagccatcttgtaagcattccatgaattccttttctttggatccactggctacattatttacccaatccacctgcatattgaagtcccccatgatcactgtgaccttccaGTCCTCCAAGTCTTTCCATTGGTCAATTCGTCAGCCGGAAGGTCAGGGGGTGGGCGCTCcgccgcacatgcgcagcccCGGGCCGGGGTCAGAGGAAGGTCACTGACTGGGTTGTTCCCCCGTCAGACCCGCAGCACCGCCCGCGGCACCGAGCAGTGAGTCCCGAGGCTCTCGGCAGCTTGACCAGGCCGCACGGAAAGAGCTGAAGCGGCTCCCTGACTCCCTGTCGGAAGGGAAGCCGCGCCCCTCCCGCCAGACACCCGCAAATGTCAATATTTTTATTACTTTTGTTTTCACCATTTTTCAAACAATGAAAGCAGCAGAAAAACTGGCGGGAAATGGGCCCAGAGAACAAGAGATATTGCCGCAGAAATACAAGACATTGAGAATTCATTCAGAACAGGATCTCTGAGGGAGCAGAGCCTCCAGATCAAATGGCAGCAATTCAACAACCAGTCAACATGTTGACATAGTGAGTGGGGAAAGAGGGGTCGATTCTAGACAAACAGGAGGGTAACAATGCAGCTCACACACCCCAAAGTATTAGAAccaaagaacatagaaaagtacagcacaggaacaggcccttcggccctccaagcctgtgccgaccatgctgcccgtctaaactaaaatcttccacacttccggggtccgtatccgtctattcccatcatattctgtatttgtcaagatgccccttaaatatcactaccgtccctgcttcccccacctcctccggcagcgagttccaggcacccactaccctcggtgtaaaaaaacttgccttgtacatctcctctaaaccttgggaaaaagtctctgactatccactctgtctatgcccctcataattttgtagacctctttcagTTCGCCCGTCAACCTCCgctattccagtgagaacaaaccgagtttattcaacctctcctcagagctaatgccctctaCGCCAGGCAAtgtgctggtaaatctcctctgcaccctcactaaagccttcacattcttctggtagtgtggtgaccataaTTGAAAACTATActcaaagtgtggcctaactaaggttccatgcagctgcaaaatgacttgccaatttttatactcaatgcctcggccaatgaaggcaagcattccgtatgccttcttgacttccttctccacctgtgttggtaactcctgaatgaccctcttatgcacTGAACTGATCTATGCATCTTCCCTACTGTTGTTAGCACTATACTCTGTTTGCTTCACACaacgtctatgtatttacattgtgtcatTACATTATACGTCCTGTTTTTTCATAAATAATCTCTCTGGACTgtctgcagaacaatacttttcactgtacttcggtacacgtgacaataaatataaaCCTAATCTATATTACATAATTTGTATTAAGTCCTTGTCCTCTATCGACTATTAATTTTTTTCAGGAGTTCtgtcaagtttttttaaaatgtttttattctccattttcacattttccttcaaaatttacagcccacccacaaacagtgaacggtaacaaatacaaaatcaatccccttaacaataacaacgatcccatcctcccaccaccccaaacaacggcccacctgtcaatatatgcatccaataaaacaaaccctcccacggtggaaacaaaaaacaaaggagaaaaaggagtccggtcaccatagagtccactcccccactTTCTCCTAATCTTGTTAAATGTTCctttaaatattctccactgatcttcagttgtttgacccattaacagatctccccagtttaccgtggacagtctctgtctcatcccgttaaagtcagccttacccaagtctaaaattctaCTGTCTGTAacgtgcttttcactttcaaacactacactgaattcaatcatgttgtgatGACTATTTGATCAATGTTTGTGCAGTTAGGCTACCAACTGAATTAGGGTTATTACTCATAATTAaatcttttttcaaataaatttagagtaacccaaTACTTTTCTTTCCccatttaaggggaaatttagcatggccaattgacctaccctgcacatctatttgggttgtgggggtgagacccacgcagaaatggggagaatgtgcaaacttcacacagacagtggcctggggCGGGATCGAACTCGGATCCTCGGtgtcgtgaagcagcagtgctaaccactgcaccaccgtgctggcccttataactaaatctaatattgcctgTCCCCTTGTTACATCTGgaacatattgctgcaggaaactatcccagacacattccagaaattcactccctttctgacaggtgcttgtctgcctctcccaatctgTGTGTCAGTTATAATCCCCCATTAATACTACTCTGCCTTTGCTACACACTTGCTTAATTTCTGCCTTTATACAATTCTAGCACCTCAGAACTGCCACCAGGGGGCTCGATACTCAACACCCATTACAGTTTTAGATTGTTTTCTTCCTCCGTTCCACTCCTATGGTCTCCACTGGATGTTTTCCCCTCATTGTTTCCTCCCTCACCATTGTGGTGATAGTATTTCTGATCAGTAAGGCTGATCCACCCCCTCTGCCATAGTCTCTGCCCCTCATGTAAACTTTATAACCggtatatttagttcccagtcctGACCATCCTGCAGCCAAGTCTCTGTAATAGCGACAACATCATAATCTTCAACTTGCATTCACGCCTGCAGCTCGTCTAGTTTATTCCTTACACTCCGTGCATTTGTCTCTAGAATTCTTAATCGGGCTGTTCCCCCtgaccgctccctcagcactgcttggttgttatttgcttgtttgttatttgcttgttttgttatttgcttgtttgttatttgcttgtttgttatTTGCTTGTTTTGTTATTCACTTGTTtgttatttgcttgtttgttatttgcttgtttgttatttgcttgtttgttacttgcttgtttgttatttttcacttttgctttaACCAGTATACTACTTGTAGTTTTGCCATTAGCTGCAGTTCTTGACGTTAGGTTCCTGACTacctccctatttatcctttccacgtggacactggtcccagatcggttcaggtggagaccgtcccaacggtacagatccctcctgtcccaacactgatgccagtgccccatgaaatggaacccctctttcccacaccactccttcAGTCACGTGTTTACATCccttattttctcatccctatgccaatttgcacgtggctcagggaataatccagagattataacccttgggacctgttctttaattttgttcctagttCCTGATTTTCCCCAAACACGTCCTCTTTCCGAGTCTTGCTGatgttgtttgtcccaacgtggaccacagcaactggatcctccccctccctctccaatatacTTTCAAGCCGGTTAGAGatgcccctcaccctggcaccgggcaggcaacataccctgTGGGACTCTCGGTCCTGTTTCCAAAGGATGTTATCagttcccctaattatagaatccccgacaactaccacttcctcccccccgcttgaatggcctcctgtaccaggGTTCAGTGGTCAGCCAGCTCATCCTTCCTACAGTCACTGCTCCGATACCCTGCCCCTCCGAGTCCGCTTCCTGGAGACTCGGCTGCGAATGCCCGAGATGAGGATTTTATACTATCAGCTCCAATACTAAATCCCCGGGGTAAGGTTTTTATACTCACAGTTCCGGTACTCCGTCCTTCCGAGtccgctccctggagactaggccgcgAATCCCCGAGGTCAGGTTGTTATACTTACTGCTCCAATACTCCATCCCTCCCTGGTGACTAGGTGTGGGGAATAGGTATTGGAGAcgaggtattggggaatgagagcGGAAAGAATGTTATACAGAAACTAGAATTgtttgttctgaatttctatccgatACTGAGTTGACTTTgtaaactccttctgcaggatattacaagaggaggaattacagacagaaatctcaatcgTCACGTCTCGATCTGACAGAGCCACTTGATTCCTTGGGACCTGAGTATCGTCGGCCTTTGAATCCAGAAGAATTCATGTTTCCGGATCTGTCGGCATCAAAACATTtaaccatcagtgtgactggaaaagcacactCAATTCCTtagaacctgaatatcattggccttcGAATctaaaggagaaatgtttgtctgttctgtcactttcaaaagattttaaatatcagtgtgactggaaaagcaccgagacacacacacacacccgagtgagagtgttccagagcactgactgtggaaagagctttaaccagttacacagcctgaaaaaaacatcacaccattcacagcgcgGAGGGACCgtacatgtgttctgtgtgtggatgaGACTTCAGctgattgtccaacctggagaaACACGAGgacacccaaaacatggagaaaccatggaaatgtggagactgtgggaagggattcagagccccatcagagctggagattcatcgacgcattcacactggggagaggccgttcacctgtgtgtgtgggaagggattcactcaattatctcaccagcagtcacaccagcgggttcacactgcggAGAGGCCGTTCAACTgcactcagtgtgggaagagattcaatcGGTTATATGCCCTGCGGATACACCAGCGAggtcacacaggggagaagccattcacctgctctcagtgtgggaagagattcactcaaatCTCCAGCCTgatgtcacaccagcgagttcacactggggggaAGCTGTTCATctgcctacagtgtgggaagagTTTTAGACAGTTATCCAGTCTGAAGTCACATCAGCGAGGTCACACTGGGGagtggccattcacctgctctcagtgtgggaagggattcagtcagttgtCCACCCTGCggatacatcagcgagttcacactggggagaagccattcacttgCACTCAGTGTGGGAAAAGATTTGGACATTTATCCAGCctgaagaaacaccagcgagttcacactggggagaggccgttcacctgctctctgtgtgggaagggattcagatattcatccaacctgcagaaacaccagcgagttcacactgaggagaagccattcacctgctctcagtgtgggaaaggattcaatcGGTTaacccacctgcagacacaccagcgagttcacactggggagaggccgttcacctgttctTGGTGTGGGATGCGATTCACTCACTTATCTAGTCTGAAgatacaccagcaagttcacactggggagaggccgttcacctgctctcagtgtgagaaaggattcactcggttatctaacctgaagacacaccagcgtgttcacactggggagaagccgttcacctgctctgtgtgtgagaaaggattcactcacttatcTAATCTGAAgatacaccagcaagttcacactggggagaggccattcacctgctctgtgtgtgagaaaggattcactcggttatctaaTCTGAAGacacatcagcaagttcacactggcgagaagccgttcacctgctctcagtgtgggaagagattcattcaCTTATCTAGTCTGAAGACGCACCAGAGAGACCACACAgtagagaagccattcacctgctctgtgtgtgagaaaggatACACTCGATTATCTGacctgaagacacaccagcgagttcacactggggagaagccattcacctgctctcagtgtgggatgcGATTCACTCGCTTATCTAGTCTGAAGGCACACCAGCGagatcacactggggagaggccattcacctgttctgtgtgTAAGAAAGGATTCACTCGCTTATCTATTCTGAagagacaccagcgggttcacacaggggagaagccattcacctgctctgagtgtgggaagggattcagtgattcatccaacctgcagacacaccagcgagttcacactggggagaggccgttcacctgctctcagtgtgggaagggattcaatcagtcatccaacctgcagagtcaccagcgagttcacactgggtagAGGCCAGTCACctcctctcaatgtgggaagggaaagCATGATTCATTGCATCTCCTGAGACGCCAATAAATTGACCAGTgaatacaggggttggattctgctgttattgtttctgctctcagtTACATCCAGCACTGCAGTTTGTTCATTCTGTCAGTTGGTCAATGGGGAGGGTCCGAGggattctttctgctggactggccggtctctcagctttgcctccagtgggctgattctctttGTCTTGTTGGAATACCTGGTTTCAAATTTCATAAGGATCACAGAATAAAAGGATGTTTCGCAAGTGAGAAGATATTCAGTTTGCATTTCTGTTTGGATCCCCAAAATcctgccacattgccatgaagatgggccgTGATGGTTACATGGGtttctttgtttaatttatctgggtgttaTTCACAGAAGAACACcatcagggtatgaggggcaagttgtctacGGTGGACTGGGAAACTGATGGGAGACACAGAAtagctaatatttaaggaattattacatatttaccaggggctctctctctctattgagTTTTTTGTGGTATACAGACGAACGATCAGAGTGTACATACATACACAGTTGTTCTTTCTCGTGCATTATACACAGTGGTGGTTGTGGTTTCCTGTTTTCCGTTCCTCACTGTTTAATTTTGTTCCGTCtgttgttctccccccccccccccccccctttctcttttCCTGCCCCCCTGCCCTTGTTTCTCAGCTTCTTTAGTTGGGCATGGCTGGGTTTCATgtctccctgcccccctctcatTCCCCTATCCCCCCCCTTACTGTGTCATGACTGCCTTCTCCTGTTCTTTGTCTTCTcagctgttggctacaaacaggtcttggaacaaccaaGTGAACagctcccacgttttgtggaatcCTCTTCCGACCTCGGATGGCAAACTTTtgcttggcccttccgaattttattaactattactgggcagccaatataTTGATGGTTAGTGTTGAAGTCAGATTTAGAAAGAAGATTTTAGATAAACGTAccctggcttagatgcctgtatcAGTGGCAATTTGtaggaatagatagtgtataaaATGCTTGTGATTTTATAACCTGAGAATTACTAATATCAGAAAGGGCACAAAATGGGTGTTAGCTGAGCTAGCCACATTGCTGAACAATCATTAGCTAGGTTACTTGCAAACTGGTACAAATAACATCATTTaatgacagacagcagagttagtcAGGGAGGCAGGAATGATTGATATCAAGGAATTGAATGTGAAACATACATGGGGAGTTTTTAGGGAAGATTTTATCAGCACTGATAACAGCTCCACAGGACAAAGAGCAGAATGTATCCTCACCAGCTCACGGTCTCCAGGTGCAGGCAGGAGACATAACTTTAAGTTAGTTTTGAGTGACTTCTTCATGAAGTTAGGGGTTGGTAAGACACCAACCCACTTTACGTAATGTCAAATTTAATTGGATATATATCTAATGTATGTAATCTATAATCAGTATTGGACAAGGTCCGGCTGGAATGGGCTGTGCAGCTGTTTTGAAAAATATAAGAATGGATGTTTTCCTTTGTTCAGTGGAGAGATGGTCTGGGACTGTAACCATCTCCCCACCGGTGAAATAAAGTGTTTGATGTGAGAACCAGTAACCCTGGGCGTTGAGTGATTTGTTAGAGATTCTCTCCCGCTAACAgttaggaagtgggggaggggtcggtgtgggagcgcgtggaggcggcatcttgtaagggTACAAGTTTGGAGACTTTACTAACGGCGACTctaccgttctcgccggctcggtattccacaagcccagtggtagtggcagccctgagggtgtgggggcaatggaggcagcacatgagatgggagggggtgttggtgcgGTCACGGATCTGTGATGGTCACCATTTTATTCCGGGAGGATTGGTCGGAGGCTTTAGGAAATGGTAtcgggcagggatcgagagatttggtaATGTCTtcgttgaggagggtttcccgagcctggagacactcgaggaggagtttgatttgccgggtgggaacgggtttacGCTCCCTGCAGGTATGGGACTTTGCCcagagacaggtcccaagttttcctcgcctccccctaaggggactacaggatatggtgatgtcaaaaacaggggttagagaggggagggtctcggaaatagacaaggaattgatggagcgagaaggggtcccaatcggggaggtaaagaggaagtgggaggaagagttgggaggagtgTTAGAAGTCTgactatgggaaaaggccttgaagagagttaattcatcctcgtcgtgtgccaggcttagcctgatccagttcaaggtggttcacagggctcatctgactgtggcccggatgagtaggtttttttgaggaagtggaggataggtgcgggcgGGTGGGGGAAacccagcgaaccacgtacacatgttctgggcatgtccgaagttgaggggattctggcagggatttgtggacttcatgtcagaggtcctggaagggagggtgactccgagtcaatatttggggtgtcagaagatccggagggtgggggggagagaagccgacgttttggcctttgcctccctggtggcccggagatggattttgttgggatggagggactcggagcctccaaagtcaggagtgtgggtcagtgacatggccgggtttctcaggctggaaaagattaagttcaccttgagaggttcaattcaggggtttgctcggaggtggcagccgttcatcgacttcttccaggaaaactttttttttataaatgttttttattcagttttcatgttttatattgaacaaattacaaattgttagagagtgaaaaaaaaacacgcaaaaattaacatatatatttacaggtgagcatcttcgtagtaataactgtggcctccccctctttgccggcatacatattttacattccccaacatgtttattggcatttatttagtttggttttgggccttagctagccatcaaacccccgtaacgagcccgtagcccccccctccccgccggctaccttcccccgactattcttcctcttgtacgttggccacaaacaggtcccggaacaattgcatgaatggctcccacgttctgtggaagccgtcgtccgaccctcggatggcgaatttgattttccccatttggagagaatccgagaggtcggacagccagtctgcagctctgggcggtgctgctgaccgccagccaaacaggattctacggcgggcaatcagggaggcaaaggcaagggcgtccgccctcctccccaggaatagatctggctggtctgaaaccccgaagaccgccactatcgggcatggctccaccctcacccccaccactttggacatagcctcgaagaaggctgtccagtactccacaagtctggggcaagaccagaacatgtgggcgtggttggccgggcctctttggcaccgctcacatctgtcctccacctccgggaagaacctactcatacggtttctcgttaagtgggctctatgtaccacttttagttgcgtcaggctgagccttgcgcacgtggaggtggagttgaccctatgcagtgcttcgctccagagtccccaccctatctccatccccaggtcgtcctcccatttccttcttgttgcgtccagtacggtgtcgtccctatctaccagtcggccatacatgtcactacagttccctttctctaggatacttgcgtccagtaggtcttccagtagtgtctgtcgtggcggttgtgggtacgtccttgtctcctttcgtaggaagtttttgagctgcaggtaccgtagctcgttccccccagctagctgaaatttctctgtcagttcgtccagtgttgcgatcctgtcgtccgtgtataggtccctgactgtcagtgtccccccgtcctgtctccaccttttgaaggtggcgtcagtcagtgctggtttgaacctatggttgttgcagatgggagccttgtccgacattttgttcaggccaaattgctgccgcagttggttccaggattggagggtggctgtccccactgggctgctggagtgttttttgggtggagatgggagtgctgccgtggcgagggcccggagggaggtccccatgcaggaggcctcctccgcacgcacccactcggcttctggctcctggatccatccccttactcgctcggctgttgccgcccagtggtagaattgtagattcgggagggctagcccccccctggattttgttttctgtaggaccttctttgggatcctagcatttttaaccccccccatacgaacgccatgataactttgtccagcgctatgaagaaggccttggggatgtagatcggaatggatctaaacaggaagaggaacctgggcaatacgttcattttgatcgtctggactcttcctgcgagggagagtgggagtgtgttccatctttgcaggtccttttttacttcctccgccaggctggtgaggttccatttgtggatccctttccagtcatgggctatttggatccccaggtagcggaatttatgtcgggcttgtttgaacggcagcccctttagtgctgccccccccccccccccccctgctgagtactgggaagatctcgcttttgctcatgttgagtttgtagcccgagaaggctccaaactctttcaggagcgcgatgattccgtccatgctgctttgtgggtccgagatgtagaggagcagatcgtctgcatagagtgagactctgtgctctctgcctccccttcggatccccctccaattttttgctgccctgagcgcaattgctagcggttcgattgctagtgcgaacagcagtggggacagtgggcatccttgtctggtgcccctgtgcagctggaagtattgggagttggtattgttggtccgtacactcgccatgggggcgttgaataggagttttaccc harbors:
- the LOC119951209 gene encoding zinc finger protein 227-like: MSHQRVHTGGKLFICLQCGKSFRQLSSLKSHQRGHTGEWPFTCSQCGKGFSQLSTLRIHQRVHTGEKPFTCTQCGKRFGHLSSLKKHQRVHTGERPFTCSLCGKGFRYSSNLQKHQRVHTEEKPFTCSQCGKGFNRLTHLQTHQRVHTGERPFTCSWCGMRFTHLSSLKIHQQVHTGERPFTCSQCEKGFTRLSNLKTHQRVHTGEKPFTCSVCEKGFTHLSNLKIHQQVHTGERPFTCSVCEKGFTRLSNLKTHQQVHTGEKPFTCSQCGKRFIHLSSLKTHQRDHTVEKPFTCSVCEKGYTRLSDLKTHQRVHTGEKPFTCSQCGMRFTRLSSLKAHQRDHTGERPFTCSVCKKGFTRLSILKRHQRVHTGEKPFTCSECGKGFSDSSNLQTHQRVHTGERPFTCSQCGKGFNQSSNLQSHQRVHTG